One genomic window of Myxocyprinus asiaticus isolate MX2 ecotype Aquarium Trade chromosome 5, UBuf_Myxa_2, whole genome shotgun sequence includes the following:
- the LOC127441469 gene encoding dnaJ homolog subfamily C member 1-like isoform X1, translating to MTLPEVLTLVLFSGLLVFQPLQTLAWDADLELFDLVEEIPQTFYEFLSVNHDASSSEIRKAYRKLSLTLHPDKNKDANAETQFRQLVAIYEVLKDEERRQRYDDILVNGLPDWRQPVFYYRRVRKMSNGELGFLLFLILTVGHYAVIWSIYLEKQLDELLSKKKKEKKKKQSSKITEEIKSLAQEKNERSDKPHWHDILPLKLSIWLYYSVKSLPHIIQDVKQYYKDYKEMKVKEKEEAEALAEQEMQQKEKRPKVKKPKVEFPTYEPNTDPAFVPAYDPGTSIEDIEDQMEDWLEDKKHQKKKAHEWTEEDLSQLSRCMAKFPGGTPGRWEKIAHELGRSVTEVTAKVKQVKDCVTNTSGLVKLSELKGGAVIGKSSRAVTVPDNLMTQREEPLEQQLDDLGENVGGEDSESKTLRRRPRKSAAGSAGAVEERVKGRRQRDFDPTAVDEDSEDEKKTSGPKEKPSAAADDVWTQNHQRLLELALQQYPRGTTERWDRIAKVVPGKTKEECMSRYKLLAELIQKKKQAKS from the exons ATGACTTTGCCCGAGGTCCTCACGTTGGTGTTGTTCTCCGGGCTTTTAGTTTTTCAGCCGTTGCAAACGTTAGCATGGGACGCAGACTTGGAGCTTTTCGACCTAGTGGAGGAAATCCCGCAAACCTTCTACGAATTCCTGTCTGTGAATCAC GATGCATCTTCGTCTGAGATCAGGAAGGCATATAGAAAGCTGTCTCTTACATTACATCCAGAtaaaaacaaagatgcaaatgcaGAAACCCAGTTCCGACAG TTAGTTGCCATCTATGAGGTTCTTAAGGATGAGGAAAGAAGACAAAG ATATGATGACATCCTGGTTAATGGGCTGCCAGATTGGAGACAGCCTGTCTTCTACTATCGACGTGTTAGGAAGATGAGTAATGGAGAACTGggcttcctcctcttcctcattcTGACAGTGGGCCACTATGCAGTTATATGGTCCATCTACCTTGAGAAGCAACTG GATGAACTTCTGAGTaagaagaagaaagagaagaagaaaaaacaaagcaGTAAGATAACAGAGGAGATTAAGTCCTTGGCACAGGAAAAAAATGAAAG ATCTGACAAGCCACACTGGCATGACATTTTGCCTCTCAAATTAAGCATCTGGTTATACTATTCAGTGAAGTCTCTCCCTCATATTATACAG GATGTAAAGCAGTACTACAAAGATTATAAAGAAATGAaagtaaaagaaaaggaggaggcAGAAGCTCTGGCAGAGCAGGAAATGCAGCAGA aagaaaaacgGCCCAAGGTGAAGAAACCTAAAGTAGAGTTTCCAACCTATGAACCAAACACCGATCCTGCTTTTGTGCCTGCATATGATCCGGGAACATCTATTGAAGATATTGAAGATCAAATGGAAGACTGGTTAGAAGACAAAAAACACCagaagaagaaa GCTCATGAGTGGACAGAGGAGGATCTTAGCCAGCTCTCTCGCTGCATGGCCAAGTTTCCTGGTGGAACACCGGGACGTTGGGAGAAAATTGCTCATGAATTAGGCAGATCAGTGACTGAG GTCACAGCAAAAGTGAAGCAAGTCAAAGACTGTGTCACCAATACATCAG GGTTGGTGAAGCTTTCGGAGCTGAAGGGCGGTGCTGTGATAGGAAAGAGTTCTAGAGCAGTCACAGTGCCAGACAATCTGATGACCCAGCGAGAGGAGCCCTTAGAGCAGCAGCTGGATGATTTGGGAGAGAATGTTGGGGGAGAGGACTCTGAAAGCAAAACCCTGAGAAGGCGACCAAGAAAGTCTGCAGCCGGGAGTGCTGGAGCAGTGGAGGAGAGAGTGAAAGGGCGAAGACAGAGGGACTTTGACCCCACAGCTGTGGATGAAGACAGTGAAGATGAGAAAAAAACATCAGGCCCCAAAGAAAAACCCAGTGCTGCTGCAGATGATGTATGGACACAGAACCATCAGAGGCTCTTAGAGCTGGCCTTACAGCAATACCCACGTGGCACCACTGAACGCTGGGACAGGATTGCTAAGGTGGTGCCCGGAAAGACCAAG GAGGAGTGCATGTCCCGTTACAAACTGTTGGCAGAGCTAATTCAGAAAAAGAAACAAGCCAAGAGTTGA
- the LOC127441469 gene encoding dnaJ homolog subfamily C member 1-like isoform X2, with protein MDASSSEIRKAYRKLSLTLHPDKNKDANAETQFRQLVAIYEVLKDEERRQRYDDILVNGLPDWRQPVFYYRRVRKMSNGELGFLLFLILTVGHYAVIWSIYLEKQLDELLSKKKKEKKKKQSSKITEEIKSLAQEKNERSDKPHWHDILPLKLSIWLYYSVKSLPHIIQDVKQYYKDYKEMKVKEKEEAEALAEQEMQQKEKRPKVKKPKVEFPTYEPNTDPAFVPAYDPGTSIEDIEDQMEDWLEDKKHQKKKAHEWTEEDLSQLSRCMAKFPGGTPGRWEKIAHELGRSVTEVTAKVKQVKDCVTNTSGLVKLSELKGGAVIGKSSRAVTVPDNLMTQREEPLEQQLDDLGENVGGEDSESKTLRRRPRKSAAGSAGAVEERVKGRRQRDFDPTAVDEDSEDEKKTSGPKEKPSAAADDVWTQNHQRLLELALQQYPRGTTERWDRIAKVVPGKTKEECMSRYKLLAELIQKKKQAKS; from the exons ATG GATGCATCTTCGTCTGAGATCAGGAAGGCATATAGAAAGCTGTCTCTTACATTACATCCAGAtaaaaacaaagatgcaaatgcaGAAACCCAGTTCCGACAG TTAGTTGCCATCTATGAGGTTCTTAAGGATGAGGAAAGAAGACAAAG ATATGATGACATCCTGGTTAATGGGCTGCCAGATTGGAGACAGCCTGTCTTCTACTATCGACGTGTTAGGAAGATGAGTAATGGAGAACTGggcttcctcctcttcctcattcTGACAGTGGGCCACTATGCAGTTATATGGTCCATCTACCTTGAGAAGCAACTG GATGAACTTCTGAGTaagaagaagaaagagaagaagaaaaaacaaagcaGTAAGATAACAGAGGAGATTAAGTCCTTGGCACAGGAAAAAAATGAAAG ATCTGACAAGCCACACTGGCATGACATTTTGCCTCTCAAATTAAGCATCTGGTTATACTATTCAGTGAAGTCTCTCCCTCATATTATACAG GATGTAAAGCAGTACTACAAAGATTATAAAGAAATGAaagtaaaagaaaaggaggaggcAGAAGCTCTGGCAGAGCAGGAAATGCAGCAGA aagaaaaacgGCCCAAGGTGAAGAAACCTAAAGTAGAGTTTCCAACCTATGAACCAAACACCGATCCTGCTTTTGTGCCTGCATATGATCCGGGAACATCTATTGAAGATATTGAAGATCAAATGGAAGACTGGTTAGAAGACAAAAAACACCagaagaagaaa GCTCATGAGTGGACAGAGGAGGATCTTAGCCAGCTCTCTCGCTGCATGGCCAAGTTTCCTGGTGGAACACCGGGACGTTGGGAGAAAATTGCTCATGAATTAGGCAGATCAGTGACTGAG GTCACAGCAAAAGTGAAGCAAGTCAAAGACTGTGTCACCAATACATCAG GGTTGGTGAAGCTTTCGGAGCTGAAGGGCGGTGCTGTGATAGGAAAGAGTTCTAGAGCAGTCACAGTGCCAGACAATCTGATGACCCAGCGAGAGGAGCCCTTAGAGCAGCAGCTGGATGATTTGGGAGAGAATGTTGGGGGAGAGGACTCTGAAAGCAAAACCCTGAGAAGGCGACCAAGAAAGTCTGCAGCCGGGAGTGCTGGAGCAGTGGAGGAGAGAGTGAAAGGGCGAAGACAGAGGGACTTTGACCCCACAGCTGTGGATGAAGACAGTGAAGATGAGAAAAAAACATCAGGCCCCAAAGAAAAACCCAGTGCTGCTGCAGATGATGTATGGACACAGAACCATCAGAGGCTCTTAGAGCTGGCCTTACAGCAATACCCACGTGGCACCACTGAACGCTGGGACAGGATTGCTAAGGTGGTGCCCGGAAAGACCAAG GAGGAGTGCATGTCCCGTTACAAACTGTTGGCAGAGCTAATTCAGAAAAAGAAACAAGCCAAGAGTTGA
- the LOC127440992 gene encoding polycomb complex protein BMI-1-B isoform X1 gives MIFGFYCCGSYDAIQFLHCPRTHMAMHRTTRIKISELNPHLMCVLCGGYFIDATTIVECLHSFCKMCIVRYLETSKYCPICDVQVHKTKPLLNIRSDKTLQDIVYKLVPGLFKNEMKRRRDFYADHPSVDATNGSNEDRGEVADEDKRIIADDEIISLSIEFFDQNKCDGKDGEEKETTKEANVKRYLQCPAAMTVMHLRKFLRSKMDIPCTFQIEVMYEDEPLKDYYTLMDIAYIYTWRRNGPLPLKYRVRPGCKKMKLSSPRDDITGGRRPDIESDSSSDKPNSPAAAAPSTSSSLPSPSTPVQSPHPNFPHISTVNGVSAKVGPNGQAHFSSKVCKASLNGSNSLG, from the exons ATGATTTTCGGTTTCTACTGTTGTGGATCGTACGACGCTATTCAGTTCTTACATT GTCCTCGAACTCACATGGCAATGCACCGAACAACAAGAATCAAGATATCGGAGCTAAATCCTCATTTGATGTGCGTTTTATGTGGAGGATACTTCATTGACGCGACCACCATTGTTGAATGTTTGCATTCAT TCTGCAAAATGTGCATTGTAAGGTATCTGGAAACCAGCAAATATTGCCCTATTTGTGATGTCCAAGTCCATAAAACAAAACCTCTCCTAAATATCAG GTCAGATAAGACCCTTCAGGATATTGTATACAAGTTGGTGCCTGGTCTGTTCAAAA ATGAAATGAAACGAAGGCGGGATTTTTATGCCGATCATCCTTCAGTTGATG CTACTAATGGTTCTAATGAGGACCGAGGAGAAGTGGCCGATGAAGACAAGAGAATCATTGCTGATGATGAGATCATCAGCTTGTCCATTGAGTTTTTTGATCAGAACAA GTGTGATGGTAAAGATGGGgaagaaaaagaaacaacaaaagaG gCTAATGTTAAACGGTACTTACAGTGCCCAGCTGCTATGACAGTGATGCATCTCAGAAAATTTCTCAGAAGTAAAATGGATATACCATGCACCTTTCAG ATTGAGGTTATGTATGAAGATGAACCTTTGAAAGATTACTATACACTTATGGATATTGCTTATATCTACACATGGAGAAGG AATGGGCCCTTGCCATTGAAGTATAGAGTTCGGCCTGGCTGCAAAAAGATGAAGTTAAGCAGCCCAAGGGATGATATTACTGGTGGCAGAAGGCCTGATATCGAAAGTGACTCCAGCAGTGACAAACCAAACAGCCCAGCTGCTGCCGCCCCCTCCACATCCTCCTCTCTGCCCAGCCCAAGCACTCCTGTCCAGTCTCCACATCCCAACTTCCCACATATCTCCACAGTTAACGGAGTCTCTGCCAAAGTTGGCCCAAACGGCCAAGCTCATTTCAGCAGCAAAGTCTGCAAAGCTTCTCTTAATGGCTCCAACTCACTTGGGTGA
- the LOC127440992 gene encoding polycomb complex protein BMI-1-B isoform X3, with amino-acid sequence MKLGRCPRTHMAMHRTTRIKISELNPHLMCVLCGGYFIDATTIVECLHSFCKMCIVRYLETSKYCPICDVQVHKTKPLLNIRSDKTLQDIVYKLVPGLFKNEMKRRRDFYADHPSVDATNGSNEDRGEVADEDKRIIADDEIISLSIEFFDQNKCDGKDGEEKETTKEANVKRYLQCPAAMTVMHLRKFLRSKMDIPCTFQIEVMYEDEPLKDYYTLMDIAYIYTWRRNGPLPLKYRVRPGCKKMKLSSPRDDITGGRRPDIESDSSSDKPNSPAAAAPSTSSSLPSPSTPVQSPHPNFPHISTVNGVSAKVGPNGQAHFSSKVCKASLNGSNSLG; translated from the exons ATGAAGCTTGGACGCT GTCCTCGAACTCACATGGCAATGCACCGAACAACAAGAATCAAGATATCGGAGCTAAATCCTCATTTGATGTGCGTTTTATGTGGAGGATACTTCATTGACGCGACCACCATTGTTGAATGTTTGCATTCAT TCTGCAAAATGTGCATTGTAAGGTATCTGGAAACCAGCAAATATTGCCCTATTTGTGATGTCCAAGTCCATAAAACAAAACCTCTCCTAAATATCAG GTCAGATAAGACCCTTCAGGATATTGTATACAAGTTGGTGCCTGGTCTGTTCAAAA ATGAAATGAAACGAAGGCGGGATTTTTATGCCGATCATCCTTCAGTTGATG CTACTAATGGTTCTAATGAGGACCGAGGAGAAGTGGCCGATGAAGACAAGAGAATCATTGCTGATGATGAGATCATCAGCTTGTCCATTGAGTTTTTTGATCAGAACAA GTGTGATGGTAAAGATGGGgaagaaaaagaaacaacaaaagaG gCTAATGTTAAACGGTACTTACAGTGCCCAGCTGCTATGACAGTGATGCATCTCAGAAAATTTCTCAGAAGTAAAATGGATATACCATGCACCTTTCAG ATTGAGGTTATGTATGAAGATGAACCTTTGAAAGATTACTATACACTTATGGATATTGCTTATATCTACACATGGAGAAGG AATGGGCCCTTGCCATTGAAGTATAGAGTTCGGCCTGGCTGCAAAAAGATGAAGTTAAGCAGCCCAAGGGATGATATTACTGGTGGCAGAAGGCCTGATATCGAAAGTGACTCCAGCAGTGACAAACCAAACAGCCCAGCTGCTGCCGCCCCCTCCACATCCTCCTCTCTGCCCAGCCCAAGCACTCCTGTCCAGTCTCCACATCCCAACTTCCCACATATCTCCACAGTTAACGGAGTCTCTGCCAAAGTTGGCCCAAACGGCCAAGCTCATTTCAGCAGCAAAGTCTGCAAAGCTTCTCTTAATGGCTCCAACTCACTTGGGTGA
- the LOC127440992 gene encoding polycomb complex protein BMI-1-B isoform X2, with protein sequence MSVIIVGEHVTTAGPRTHMAMHRTTRIKISELNPHLMCVLCGGYFIDATTIVECLHSFCKMCIVRYLETSKYCPICDVQVHKTKPLLNIRSDKTLQDIVYKLVPGLFKNEMKRRRDFYADHPSVDATNGSNEDRGEVADEDKRIIADDEIISLSIEFFDQNKCDGKDGEEKETTKEANVKRYLQCPAAMTVMHLRKFLRSKMDIPCTFQIEVMYEDEPLKDYYTLMDIAYIYTWRRNGPLPLKYRVRPGCKKMKLSSPRDDITGGRRPDIESDSSSDKPNSPAAAAPSTSSSLPSPSTPVQSPHPNFPHISTVNGVSAKVGPNGQAHFSSKVCKASLNGSNSLG encoded by the exons ATGTCGGTTATAATTGTCGGGGAACATGTTACAACAGCAG GTCCTCGAACTCACATGGCAATGCACCGAACAACAAGAATCAAGATATCGGAGCTAAATCCTCATTTGATGTGCGTTTTATGTGGAGGATACTTCATTGACGCGACCACCATTGTTGAATGTTTGCATTCAT TCTGCAAAATGTGCATTGTAAGGTATCTGGAAACCAGCAAATATTGCCCTATTTGTGATGTCCAAGTCCATAAAACAAAACCTCTCCTAAATATCAG GTCAGATAAGACCCTTCAGGATATTGTATACAAGTTGGTGCCTGGTCTGTTCAAAA ATGAAATGAAACGAAGGCGGGATTTTTATGCCGATCATCCTTCAGTTGATG CTACTAATGGTTCTAATGAGGACCGAGGAGAAGTGGCCGATGAAGACAAGAGAATCATTGCTGATGATGAGATCATCAGCTTGTCCATTGAGTTTTTTGATCAGAACAA GTGTGATGGTAAAGATGGGgaagaaaaagaaacaacaaaagaG gCTAATGTTAAACGGTACTTACAGTGCCCAGCTGCTATGACAGTGATGCATCTCAGAAAATTTCTCAGAAGTAAAATGGATATACCATGCACCTTTCAG ATTGAGGTTATGTATGAAGATGAACCTTTGAAAGATTACTATACACTTATGGATATTGCTTATATCTACACATGGAGAAGG AATGGGCCCTTGCCATTGAAGTATAGAGTTCGGCCTGGCTGCAAAAAGATGAAGTTAAGCAGCCCAAGGGATGATATTACTGGTGGCAGAAGGCCTGATATCGAAAGTGACTCCAGCAGTGACAAACCAAACAGCCCAGCTGCTGCCGCCCCCTCCACATCCTCCTCTCTGCCCAGCCCAAGCACTCCTGTCCAGTCTCCACATCCCAACTTCCCACATATCTCCACAGTTAACGGAGTCTCTGCCAAAGTTGGCCCAAACGGCCAAGCTCATTTCAGCAGCAAAGTCTGCAAAGCTTCTCTTAATGGCTCCAACTCACTTGGGTGA
- the LOC127440992 gene encoding polycomb complex protein BMI-1-B isoform X4, translating to MAMHRTTRIKISELNPHLMCVLCGGYFIDATTIVECLHSFCKMCIVRYLETSKYCPICDVQVHKTKPLLNIRSDKTLQDIVYKLVPGLFKNEMKRRRDFYADHPSVDATNGSNEDRGEVADEDKRIIADDEIISLSIEFFDQNKCDGKDGEEKETTKEANVKRYLQCPAAMTVMHLRKFLRSKMDIPCTFQIEVMYEDEPLKDYYTLMDIAYIYTWRRNGPLPLKYRVRPGCKKMKLSSPRDDITGGRRPDIESDSSSDKPNSPAAAAPSTSSSLPSPSTPVQSPHPNFPHISTVNGVSAKVGPNGQAHFSSKVCKASLNGSNSLG from the exons ATGGCAATGCACCGAACAACAAGAATCAAGATATCGGAGCTAAATCCTCATTTGATGTGCGTTTTATGTGGAGGATACTTCATTGACGCGACCACCATTGTTGAATGTTTGCATTCAT TCTGCAAAATGTGCATTGTAAGGTATCTGGAAACCAGCAAATATTGCCCTATTTGTGATGTCCAAGTCCATAAAACAAAACCTCTCCTAAATATCAG GTCAGATAAGACCCTTCAGGATATTGTATACAAGTTGGTGCCTGGTCTGTTCAAAA ATGAAATGAAACGAAGGCGGGATTTTTATGCCGATCATCCTTCAGTTGATG CTACTAATGGTTCTAATGAGGACCGAGGAGAAGTGGCCGATGAAGACAAGAGAATCATTGCTGATGATGAGATCATCAGCTTGTCCATTGAGTTTTTTGATCAGAACAA GTGTGATGGTAAAGATGGGgaagaaaaagaaacaacaaaagaG gCTAATGTTAAACGGTACTTACAGTGCCCAGCTGCTATGACAGTGATGCATCTCAGAAAATTTCTCAGAAGTAAAATGGATATACCATGCACCTTTCAG ATTGAGGTTATGTATGAAGATGAACCTTTGAAAGATTACTATACACTTATGGATATTGCTTATATCTACACATGGAGAAGG AATGGGCCCTTGCCATTGAAGTATAGAGTTCGGCCTGGCTGCAAAAAGATGAAGTTAAGCAGCCCAAGGGATGATATTACTGGTGGCAGAAGGCCTGATATCGAAAGTGACTCCAGCAGTGACAAACCAAACAGCCCAGCTGCTGCCGCCCCCTCCACATCCTCCTCTCTGCCCAGCCCAAGCACTCCTGTCCAGTCTCCACATCCCAACTTCCCACATATCTCCACAGTTAACGGAGTCTCTGCCAAAGTTGGCCCAAACGGCCAAGCTCATTTCAGCAGCAAAGTCTGCAAAGCTTCTCTTAATGGCTCCAACTCACTTGGGTGA